The genomic window GCCTGGTGTGGCAACCTGGGCATTGCTGATCTTCCACTGCCCATCACCAAGTTCGGCGTTGTCCGCATCGATACGGGCAATGAACTCGTCCTCATTGTTGTAGAGGAAGATGATTACGTCTCGCAGTTCGACGCCCTGATTTGTCACGCCAAGGGCATGGATCACGGATTGTCCATTGTCATCGGCCTGGCGCAGCCAAAGGCCTGACTCGGAGACTGCGAGCAGGCTGGTCCGTCCCCGGACATATTTTGATTCAAGCGCTTCAAACCGCGACACCATGGCAGCTGCCAACGGGTTGTAGACGGCAACAGCGCCGGTGCCGATGATCAACGCCAGTGCGACTGCGGGCGCCAGGAACTGCCAGGCAGAAACACCGGACGCTCGCGCGACGACAAACTCATTGGTGCGGGACAATTGCAGGAACGCCCACATGGACCCGAACAGCACGGCGAACGGCATCATTTTTTCAGATATGCTGGGCAGCCGAAGCAGTCCCATGGACAAAACAGTCGTGAACGGAACTTCTCGTGAGCCGGTGCGACGCAGCAGCTCCACAAAATCGATCACGAAGGCAAGTGCCATACAGATGATGAAGGACGCCGCGATGGCCATGAGCGCGCGGCGGCCAAAATAGAGATACATGGTCCACGGCATCTTCATGAGCGTGATGCCTCCGCAGAACCGATAGACTGTGATTTACGTCGCAGCGCGGCGAGGCTTGCCGTCGGCTTCCAGCCCCCGATCATGGCGCACGCACCGGCAAATGCAGCGATGGGGATGAGGTACTGAATACCAATAAGCATGGGATATCTGGTCGCCCAGCCAACCGAGGCCAGATCCAGCAGACGTATTGCCAGCCCGAGCGCGACCGTAAGCACGATGCGTCGCCCGTAGCCCCGCCTGTTGAACTCGTTAGGCAACAGACCTGCCATGGCAAAAGCTGCAAACACCAGCGCATAAAGCGGTGACGTGATGCGTGCGTGTCCTTCGGCAATCAATTCATTTTCGTACTGATTATCATAGGCTTGCGTTGTGTCCGGCCACAGCAATTCCGGCAGGTATCGCTCATAGGCCTTGAAATACCGCTCTTCAGCCGGATTTTCGAATTGGCTAAGGTCAAATGCATATTTGTCGAAATACAGGAAGTCCGTCTTTTTCTGAGCATCGCGACGCTGGATGTTGCCGTTCAGCATGATCAGGCGCGGGCCTTCGCGCGTATCGATCAATTGTCCCCGGTCGGCGATGTAGCTGACGGGCTTGTCCTTGTCGCGGTTGTCGTGGACCAGCAGCCCTTCGATTTCACCGCCGGGGAGACGATTCTCGACAAACACAGTGAGACCGTCAGCAGGTGTGGTGAATTCACCGGCCTGCAGAAGCGAAGATGCAAACTCGGTGCGCATTTCCAGAAGAACAGAGCGCATGTCGCGCATCGCCATTGGCAGCAGCAGCATGTTGACCAGATAGGCCAGCAGCATGACTGTAATGGCGCAGCCGAAGATGGGGCGCGCCACCTGCCAGCGGCTCATGCCTGCCGCATACATGACAACAAGTTCGCTGTCCGAGCGCAGCCGGTAAAGGCAATAGACAGCCGCAAAGAAAAGGCCGATTGGCAGGACAATCACAAGAATGGACGGGACCACCAGCACGGAGAGGTAGAGGAACACGCCGATGTTCTGGCCCTGCTCGATCACATCATTGAGCAACTCAAGCGACTGCGTGAGCCAGACAACCCCGGTGAGGATGAGCATGAAGACCAGAAACGGGCCTGTCACGAGACGGGCCACATAGGCATC from Candidatus Phaeomarinobacter ectocarpi includes these protein-coding regions:
- the lptF gene encoding LPS export ABC transporter permease LptF, giving the protein MASDTQSRVFKIDAYVARLVTGPFLVFMLILTGVVWLTQSLELLNDVIEQGQNIGVFLYLSVLVVPSILVIVLPIGLFFAAVYCLYRLRSDSELVVMYAAGMSRWQVARPIFGCAITVMLLAYLVNMLLLPMAMRDMRSVLLEMRTEFASSLLQAGEFTTPADGLTVFVENRLPGGEIEGLLVHDNRDKDKPVSYIADRGQLIDTREGPRLIMLNGNIQRRDAQKKTDFLYFDKYAFDLSQFENPAEERYFKAYERYLPELLWPDTTQAYDNQYENELIAEGHARITSPLYALVFAAFAMAGLLPNEFNRRGYGRRIVLTVALGLAIRLLDLASVGWATRYPMLIGIQYLIPIAAFAGACAMIGGWKPTASLAALRRKSQSIGSAEASRS
- the lptG gene encoding LPS export ABC transporter permease LptG, whose product is MKMPWTMYLYFGRRALMAIAASFIICMALAFVIDFVELLRRTGSREVPFTTVLSMGLLRLPSISEKMMPFAVLFGSMWAFLQLSRTNEFVVARASGVSAWQFLAPAVALALIIGTGAVAVYNPLAAAMVSRFEALESKYVRGRTSLLAVSESGLWLRQADDNGQSVIHALGVTNQGVELRDVIIFLYNNEDEFIARIDADNAELGDGQWKISNAQVATPGERRALHETYSLPTSLTLERVQESFASPDTLSFWELPEFIETAQEAGFSALRYELHWHQLASRPFLMAAMVLIAACFSLRLTRLGGVGQLIVAGIISGFFLYFFTDVTLALGARGVMPVVLAAWSPAFISAMLGGALIFHQEDG